CGAGGCGCTGATGCACGACCTCGACGTCGCGTACGGCCCCGCCGCCGCGGCCCAGGAGACCGAGCGGGCCCGGGTCCTGCACCGCGCCTCGCTCGCCGCCCACGACTCCCGGCCCGGCGGCCGTGCGGCCCTCGGCGACCGGCTCGACGTCATGCTCCGCGAACAGCGCTACGCCGCCGACCGCACCGCCGAACTCGGCCGTCGCCTGCGGACCGCCACCACCCAGGAGGAGGCCGACTCCGTCCGTCTCGACCTGGCCTGGGCCCACGACGACCACGAACGCGCCACGGCCCGCTGCGCGGAACTGCGCACCCGCATCGACGACGCCGACCGCCGCGCCCCGCACCATCCCGTGCGGGGCGCGTCACGCTTCCCGGCGAACCACGCCGGGGACGTCTTCCGGGTTCCGGAAGCACGGCAGTCCCCGGCCGACGCGCCGGAGCATCACGACAGGCGTACGCCGGAGCGCCGCGCGCCCGAGGGGCCCAGCACGCACCCCACCGGGCATGACGCCTACGCCTCTGCCGTTCCCGACCCCGGCGACCCCGGTGCCCCCAACCGGACCACCCCCGCTCCCACCACGGGCGCGCCCGCCCCTGAGCCCGTCTCGGAAGCCCCCGTCTCGGCGGCCCCCGCGCAGGAACCCCCTGCCGCCCCGCCCGCCAAGCAGCGCTCCAAGCGGCGCCCGCGAGGGGGCGCGCGTTTCGCCGGGGCGGTGGAGGCCGAGGAGGCGGCGCCCGCCGTCGTGCCCCAGGACGCACCGGCCGCCGGGCGCAAGGGGCGTGCGCCCCGGGGTGCCCGTTACGCGGGTGTCGCGGAGCCGGCCGAGGCGTCGAAGCCGCGGCCGAAGCGGCCGCAGGCGCGGGAGGCGCTGGACGACGAGGCGCGGCGGGCGGTCGCCGCGACCGTGGAACGGCTGGTGCGGCTGCGCCGGGAGGGCCGCAGCGGGGAGGCGCACGCCCTGCTCGTGGAGGTGGCGCAGGGGCCCGCCGCCCGGTTCCCGCTGCTCGCGGCCGACCTGCACCGCGCGGGGCTGGACGCCGACTGGGCGACCCTGCTGTGGGAGGCGGGCTCACTGCCCGCCGACCGGCTGGTCGCGGTCGCGGACGCCCTGCACGCGGTGGGCCGTGCCTCGGACGGGGAGCAGATGCTGCGGCAGGGCGTGTCCCGGCCCGCCGAGGAGATCGGTGAGGCAGCCGTCGCCTTCCTCGCCGAGGGGCGCGAACGACAGGCGCGTGCGCTGCTCGACGTATATGTACGCGTCCGCACACCGGAGGAGGCGGCGCACAGTGCCGAGGCGCATCCACGCCGGCTCGTCCCCCTCGTGCTGAGGGCGGCGCGCGGTGTCTCCGAGGAGCGCCACCGCGAGGTGGCGCACGCACTGCGCGTGCGGGGTCTCGCCTGAACCCGCCCGGTGCCGGCGAGGTCCGTGATCCCTGTGATCCCGCGAAACACAGGCGTGATCACCCACTGGAGTGCGAAACGTGATCGACTCGGCCGGTTGACGACGATGGTCTTGCCCAGCCCGTCGACGGGGCTTAGTTTCAAGCCTCTACGGCCTGCGTCTACGGGCGTAGAGGCTCTCCGAGGTCCCTGTCGAAGGAGCACCTGACATGGCCAACGTCGTACGTGCCGCTCTGGTCCAGGCGACCTGGACCGGCGACACCGAGTCCATGGTCGCCAAGCACGTCGAACACGCCCGTGAGGCGGCCCGGCAGGGCGCGAAGGTGATCGGCTTCCAGGAAGTCTTCAACGCGCCCTACTTCTGCCAGGTCCAGGAACCGGAGCACTACGCCTGGGCGGAACCCGTGCCGGACGGCCCGACGGTGACCCGCATGCGGGAACTGGCCCGCGAGACCGGCATGGTGATCGTCGTCCCGGTCTTCGAGGTCGAGCAGTCCGGGTTCTACTACAACACCGCGGCCGTGATCGATGCCGACGGCACCTACCTCGGCAAGTACCGCAAGCACCACATCCCCCAGGTCAAGGGCTTCTGGGAGAAGTACTACTTCAAGCCCGGCAACCTCGGCTGGCCCGTCTTCGACACGGCGGTCGGCAAGGTCGGCGTCTACATCTGCTACGACCGCCACTTCCCCGAGGGCTGGCGCCAGCTCGGCCTGAACGGCGCCCAGCTCGTCTACAACCCGTCCGCCACCCATCGCGGCCTGTCCTCCCACCTCTGGCAGCTGGAACAGCCCGCGGCGGCCGTCGCCAACGAGTACTTCGTCGCGGCGATCAACCGGGTCGGCGTCGAGGAGTACGGGGACAACGACTTCTACGGCACCTCCTACTTCGTCGACCCGCGCGGCAAGTTCGTCGGCGAGGTCGCCAGCGACAAGGGCGAGGAACTGGTCGTACGGGACCTCGACTTCGACCTGATCGAGAACGTGCGGCAGCAGTGGGCGTTCTACCGGGACCGCCGGCCCGACGCGTACGAAGGGCTCGTCCAGCCCTGACAGGACTCGACCGGCCCTGACGGGACTCGACCGGCCCTGACGGGACTCGACCGGCCCTGACGGGACTCGACCGGCCCTGACGTGGGCACGTACAGCCGTGACACACGCAGAACCCGTACCGCAGTGAAAGGAGTGGTGCAGCCGTGACCGACGAACTGCTCGGACGCCACAAGGCCGTACTGCCCGACTGGCTCGCGCTCTACTACGCGGACCCGCTGGAGATCACCCACGGCGAGGGCCGTCACGTCTGGGACGCCGGGGGCAC
The sequence above is drawn from the Streptomyces griseiscabiei genome and encodes:
- a CDS encoding nitrilase-related carbon-nitrogen hydrolase, with product MANVVRAALVQATWTGDTESMVAKHVEHAREAARQGAKVIGFQEVFNAPYFCQVQEPEHYAWAEPVPDGPTVTRMRELARETGMVIVVPVFEVEQSGFYYNTAAVIDADGTYLGKYRKHHIPQVKGFWEKYYFKPGNLGWPVFDTAVGKVGVYICYDRHFPEGWRQLGLNGAQLVYNPSATHRGLSSHLWQLEQPAAAVANEYFVAAINRVGVEEYGDNDFYGTSYFVDPRGKFVGEVASDKGEELVVRDLDFDLIENVRQQWAFYRDRRPDAYEGLVQP